A region from the Engraulis encrasicolus isolate BLACKSEA-1 chromosome 18, IST_EnEncr_1.0, whole genome shotgun sequence genome encodes:
- the LOC134468673 gene encoding trace amine-associated receptor 13c-like: MITVWGNLLVISSVCHFKQLHTPTNILILSLAVADICVGVFVMPLYFLWLIESCWIFGSTMCAFYTLIAFHLTSTSVHNVALIAVDRYMALSNPFLYSKRVTVNLGIVVASLNWLFSFGYNFALLYDNGFFTTSFTLCPSECLIIVNEIWFFVDLVVVFAIPCSVMFVLYLKIFAIARKHTNAIRAANTQGNPNNKHTHNVPKRSERKAAKVLGILVSVFLLCLVPYYMCASMAASIQSDILNDVINSLLVLFYLNSMFNPVIYALFYPWFKKSMKLILTRRVCTKDSSLIQVK; this comes from the coding sequence ATGATCACCGTGTGGGGCAACCTGCTCGTCATTTCATCCGTATGTCACTTCAAGCAGCTTCACACGCCGACTAACATCCTGATCCTGTCCCTGGCGGTAGCCGACATATGCGTGGGGGTGTTTGTGATGCCTCTGTATTTCCTGTGGCTCATAGAGTCGTGCTGGATTTTCGGCAGCACCATGTGTGCCTTCTACACTTTAATAGCGTTTCACCTGACCAGCACCTCCGTCCACAACGTGGCTCTGATTGCTGTGGACCGTTACATGGCCTTGAGCAATCCTTTCCTGTATTCCAAGAGAGTCACGGTGAACCTCGGCATTGTTGTGGCCTCGCTGAACTGGCTCTTTTCCTTTGGCTACAACTTTGCTCTCCTGTATGACAATGGTTTCTTCACCACCTCGTTTACCCTGTGCCCAAGCGAGTGCCTCATTATCGTGAATGAAATATGGTTCTTTGTCGACCTGGTGGTTGTGTTTGCCATACCGTGCTCCGTCATGTTTGTGTTGTACTTGAAAATCTTTGCCATTGCTAGAAAACACACCAATGCCATTAGGGCAGCTAACACACAGGGCAatccaaacaacaaacacactcacaatgtCCCCAAACGATCGGAGAGAAAAGCTGCCAAGGTGCTTGGAATACTCGTGTCTGTCTTCCTGCTCTGTTTGGTCCCCTATTACATGTGTGCTTCCATGGCTGCCAGTATTCagagtgacattttaaatgatgtGATAAACAGCCTGTTGGTCCTGTTCTACCTCAACTCTATGTTCAATCCTGTGATATATGCCCTCTTCTACCCATGGTTTAAAAAAAGCATGAAGCTGATTTTGACACGGCGTGTTTGCACAAAAGATTCTTCTCTTATACAAGTTAAGTAA
- the LOC134468674 gene encoding trace amine-associated receptor 13c-like — protein sequence MPLYFLRLIESCWIFGSTVCPFYNLITFHLTSTSVHNVALIAVDRYMALSNPFLYSKIVTVNLGIVVASLNWLFSFGYNFALLFDNGFFTTSLTLCPSKCLIIVNEMWAFVDLVIVLVLPCSTMFVLYLKIFAIARKHADAIRAANTQGNPNNRHTHNVPKRSERKAAKVLGILVSVFLLCLVPYYMCSLMAGSIPSDIFSDVTNYTGILFCLNSMLNPVIYALFYPWFQKSMKLILTQHVCTKDSSLMQVK from the coding sequence ATGCCTCTGTATTTCCTGCGGCTCATAGAGTCCTGCTGGATTTTTGGCAGCACAGTCTGCCCCTTCTACAACTTAATAACATTTCACCTGACCAGCACCTCTGTCCACAACGTGGCTCTGATTGCTGTGGATCGTTACATGGCCCTGAGCAATCCTTTCCTGTATTCCAAGATAGTCACAGTGAACCTCGGCATTGTTGTGGCCTCTCTGAACTGGCTCTTTTCCTTTGGCTACAACTTTGCTCTCCTGTTTGACAATGGTTTCTTCACCACCTCGCTCACACTGTGCCCGAGCAAGTGCCTCATTATTGTGAATGAAATGTGGGCCTTTGTTGACTTGGTGATTGTGCTTGTGCTGCCCTGTTCCACCATGTTTGTGTTGTACTTGAAAATCTTTGCCATTGCTAGAAAACATGCTGATGCCATTAGGGCAGCTAACACACAGGGCAATCCAAacaacagacacactcacaatgtCCCCAAACGATCGGAGAGAAAAGCTGCCAAGGTGCTTGGGATACTCGTGTCTGTCTTCCTGCTCTGTTTGGTCCCCTATTACATGTGCAGTTTAATGGCTGGCAGTATCCCGAGTGACATTTTTAGTGATGTGACCAACTACACGGGGATCCTGTTCTGCCTCAACTCTATGTTAAATCCTGTGATATATGCCCTCTTCTACCCATGGTTTCAAAAAAGCATGAAGCTGATTTTAACACAGCATGTTTGTACAAAAGATTCTTCTCTTATGCAAGTAAAGTAA